Proteins found in one Solanum stenotomum isolate F172 unplaced genomic scaffold, ASM1918654v1 scaffold17697, whole genome shotgun sequence genomic segment:
- the LOC125850569 gene encoding uncharacterized protein LOC125850569: MEMEYLKAEREQLLRGATMARISLTRLCLQEEDHELEEVRCKHGFVLPLLTSWTPRNPGRRYWGCPYYGNARSCDFWLWKDDYIDPRSKFVIPKLLGRIAELEHSVESSRKVETSDKEINKPTKLTKSMERKTDMNKKESKMDNFYDDLKKMKAVEKKWKNKLAKSKKREKQLWIALLCVCILGVSLVFQRVLFLKGEGDSRKLS; the protein is encoded by the exons ATGGAAATGGAGTACCTGAAGGCAGAAAGGGAACAACTCTTACGAG GTGCTACAATGGCTCGAATAAGCTTGACTAGGCTCTGTTTGCAAGAGGAAGATCATGAATTGGAAGAGGTGCGGTGCAAACATGGATTTGTTTTGCCTTTGCTGACCTCTTGGACCCCGAGAAATCCTGGTAGAAGATATTGGGGTTGTCCTTACTATGGG AATGCTAGATCATGCGATTTTTGGCTTTGGAAAGATGATTATATTGATCCAAGATCCAAATTTGTGATTCCCAAGTTGTTGGGAAGAATTGCGGAGCTTGAACATAGTGTTGAATCTTCTCGAAAAGTTGAAACTTCAGATAAGGAAATCAACAAGCCTACTAAGTTGACCAAATCTATGGAAAGAAAAACAGATATGAACAAGAAAGAGTCAAAAATGGACAATTTTTATGATgatttgaagaagatgaaagcagttgaaaagaaatggaaaaacaaaTTGGCCAAGTCCAAGAAAAGGGAGAAACAACTTTGGATTGCTCTGTTGTGTGTTTGTATTTTAGGTGTAAGTTTAGTATTTCAAAGAGTATTGTTTCTGAAAGGAGAAGGAGATTCAAGGAAATTGTCATGA